Proteins encoded in a region of the Elaeis guineensis isolate ETL-2024a chromosome 7, EG11, whole genome shotgun sequence genome:
- the LOC140859110 gene encoding uncharacterized protein, with product MEGGTDTSSTEVDVKLPSKVDTKVDEGERELLINGDPHLQRRQGNKEEEEESASDGEFIKIEKEQIEVKESRHPLKPIAEVEETPHGANLDLLAMEEKIRALELQLESAAKELQCSESEKSLVKSEVDLANERLEKMDKHCKELELDQKRMKEKILEAEQKYTLQLESLQEALRSSDMKHEELVDIKNAFDGLSAELESSRKKIEELEAELVLSAGEARKFEELSNERSSHAELESKRALEFEKMLELAKGNAKEVEDQMGNLQEELKGLYNKIAESQQVEEALRSTALDLSVVQENLELSKSQVTELEQKLVSSDAIIYGLKEELQLRKASEQQMRENVLELESLLSATNNNLQAKLVDLEKVEFRLQEQMEERKTIESIFENQKIQILALQEELAKLTGERETLQSAVADLNSKLTMEEETRRHLEAKLNLAEQNFTRTDMLLSQALSYKEELEQKLESLEGFHQESRIATETATKRNLELEDLIQASNAAEEGLKAQLQETEMRLSSTEKKNMELEQQLNFAEVKCIDAEREIKELSEKMTELTTLLKNAEEESALSKCHLQTYEDRIRQLESSLSNSSSRNSQLEQELKDLAEKCAEHEDRATATHERSLELEALVNVSHSKAEDAGKKAGELELLLEAANYRTQELEQLLSSTEAKFRNAEAESKQHGCKISEISAELEAFQTKTGSLEAVIQAANQKERELTDMLNIVTAERKNLEDSTNVSGQKLLEAESLILVLQNELKSAEEKLKSVEKELEASGVRENEIMEKFRSAEAKLEQQHKAAEQAIARNLELESLNESLVKDSELKLQEAAISFAQKETEAKQLNEKLKSLEEQMVFYQDQAAEATEKVTSLKAELETNAIKLVALQNTFEELNQKISEANLKLEQSISENALLAGTNSKLKEELEAHQCKVNELHELLNWIHVEKEATAEQLDSHVKTIAKLTEEHSRGLELQSATESRIKDTEVQLHDAIEKFTQRDSEVTNLNEKLLALEAQHKTFEEQARETAIVAENQRVGLEETLLKLRNVEALAEEVQRKADHFRSEKEGLESTNLSLSEKLTAYETKIDELQTASKVTIGEKQEMSLQLHSSRKTIEDLMQQFDSEKEKLQSQITSVMEENNMLNEMYQNAKKELETIIVQLEEQVNAQKANEVSLNADLENLKAEVAEKSMIQSKISQLEQQLLMAESKYMEKIESMQLAAAEKEVVLTSKLKEHESTLLERDALHEQLNEILKELDLTRKSITEQKELDSMKELEREASMKKMLDEMEAKHQNATSLEKQVEELKQNLQIAETQYKEKVVEEGKKLAMVNAELDDLKHKLSQTVDMEKKIAELENELANAKSREEVKDGVLEAKSENKVEVKSRDLGLNTSTPSKRKSKKRSEEVHQTAQTTSAISTMNASPEPSGLMAFKFILGVALVSIIIGVILGKRF from the exons GTAGATGAAGGTGAAAGAGAACTTCtaatcaatggtgatccacacctACAAAGGAGACAAggaaacaaagaagaagaagaagagtctgcATCTGATGGGGAATTCataaaaatagagaaggaacaaaTAGAAGTAAAAGAGAGTCGCCACCCACTCAAACCAATAGCCGAAGTAGAAGAAACCCCACATGGTGCTAATCTGGATTTGCTAGCGATGGAGGAGAAAATAAGAGCACTTGAGCTCCAGCTTGAAAGTGCAGCTAAAGAACTACAATGTTCGGAATCTGAAAAATCCTTGGTAAAATCTGAGGTTGACCTAGCTAATGAGAGATTAGAGAAGATGGACAAGCATTGTAAGGAACTTGAACTTGACCAGAAgagaatgaaagaaaaaattttggaagcTGAACAGAAGTATACTTTGCAGCTTGAATCACTCCAAGAAGCATTGAGATCGTCAGATATGAAGCATGAGGAGCTAGTTGATATAAAGAATGCATTTGATGGATTGTCTGCGGAGCTGGAGAGCTCGAGAAAGAAGATAGAGGAGCTTGAAGCAGAGTTGGTGTTGTCAGCAGGTGAGGCGCGTAAATTTGAAGAACTTAGCAATGAGAGAAGTTCACATGCAGAATTAGAATCAAAGAGAGCCTTAGAGTTTGAGAAGATGCTGGAACTGGCAAAAGGGAACGCAAAGGAGGTGGAAGACCAGATGGGTAATTTGCAAGAGGAGCTGAAGGGACTCTACAATAAGATTGCAGAGAGTCAGCAAGTTGAAGAAGCGCTAAGAAGTACTGCACTGGATCTTTCAGTGGTTCAGGAAAATTTGGAGCTTTCAAAATCACAAGTAACAGAGTTGGAGCAGAAGCTTGTTTCTAGTGATGCTATTATTTATGGACTGAAAGAAGAACTACAACTCCGTAAGGCTTCTGAACAACAGATGAGAGAAAATGTGCTTGAATTAGAAAGTCTGCTTTCTGCCACTAATAATAATCTCCAAGCAAAGCTTGTGGATTTGGAGAAAGTGGAGTTCAGGCTTCAAGAGCAGATGGAGGAAAGGAAAACGATCGAATCTATCTTTGAAAACCAAAAGATTCAGATATTAGCTTTGCAGGAGGAATTGGCTAAGTTGACAGGAGAAAGGGAAACACTTCAAAGTGCTGTGGCTGACCTTAACTCCAAATTGACAATGGAGGAGGAAACTCGCAGACATTTAGAGGCCAAGCTGAATCTTGCTGAACAGAATTTTACTAGAACAGACATGCTTCTCTCACAAGCATTGTCATATAAAGAGGAGCTTGAACAAAAGCTGGAATCTCTGGAAGGGTTCCATCAAGAGTCCAGAATAGCCACTGAGACTGCAACTAAGAGAAACCTTGAGCTTGAAGATTTAATACAGGCATCAAATGCAGCAGAAGAGGGCCTGAAGGCACAACTGCAGGAGACTGAAATGAGATTATCATCAACTGAAAAAAAGAATATGGAGCTTGAGCAGCAACTAAACTTTGCAGAAGTGAAATGCATTGATGCAgaaagagaaattaaagaactcAGTGAGAAAATGACAGAGCTCACCACCTTGCTAAAAAACGCCGAAGAGGAAAGTGCACTGTCAAAATGCCATCTCCAGACTTATGAAGATAGGATCCGCCAGTTGGAATCATCTTTGAGCAACTCTTCTTCTAGAAACTCACAGCTTGAACAGGAGTTGAAGGATCTTGCTGAAAAATGTGCAGAACATGAGGATAGGGCTACTGCTACACATGAACGCAGTCTTGAACTGGAAGCGTTGGTTAATGTATCTCATTCCAAAGCAGAGGATGCTGGAAAGAAAGCTGGTGAATTGGAGCTATTGTTGGAAGCTGCTAACTACCGAACACAGGAACTAGAACAACTGCTGAGCAGCACAGAGGCAAAATTTAGGAATGCTGAAGCAGAATCAAAGCAGCATGGATGCAAGATTTCTGAGATTTCTGCAGAACTGGAAGCATTCCAGACAAAAACAGGAAGTCTTGAAGCTGTGATTCAAGCTGCAAATCAAAAGGAGAGGGAGTTGACAGATATGTTGAACATAGTTActgcagaaaggaagaatcttGAAGACTCAACCAATGTTTCTGGTCAAAAGCTATTGGAAGCTGAAAGTTTGATTCTGGTCCTGCAAAATGAGTTAAAATCTGCAGAAGAGAAACTTAAAAGTGTTGAGAAAGAACTTGAGGCTTCAGGTGTTAGAGAGAACGAGATAATGGAGAAGTTTAGATCTGCTGAAGCAAAGTTAGAGCAACAGCATAAAGCAGCAGAGCAAGCTATTGCAAGAAACTTGGAGTTAGAATCATTAAATGAGTCTTTGGTCAAAGATTCAGAATTAAAACTCCAAGAAGCGGCCATAAGCTTTGCTCAAAAGGAAACTGAAGCTAAGCAATTGAATGAAAAGTTAAAGTCTCTTGAAGAGCAGATGGTATTTTATCAAGATCAGGCAGCTGAGGCGACTGAAAAGGTGACATCACTAAAAGCAGAATTGGAGACAAATGCCATAAAATTGGTTGCTCTTCAGAATACTTTTGAGGAACTCAATCAGAAGATCTCAGAAGCAAATCTAAAACTTGAACAGTCAATTTCTGAGAATGCATTGTTAGCTGGGACAAACTCTAAGCTCAAGGAGGAGCTGGAAGCTCATCAGTGCAAGGTTAATGAACTTCATGAGTTGTTGAATTGGATACATGTGGAGAAGGAGGCGACTGCTGAACAACTGGATTCTCATGTGAAGACCATAGCAAAATTAACTGAGGAACATTCAAGAGGCTTGGAACTTCAATCTGCAACAGAATCCCGTATTAAAGATACTGAAGTCCAACTGCATGATGCTATCGAGAAGTTTACACAGAGAGATTCTGAAGTCACAAACTTGAATGAAAAACTTCTTGCGCTGGAAGCTCAgcataaaacttttgaagagcagGCCAGAGAAACGGCTATTGTTGCAGAAAATCAGAGGGTTGGGCTGGAGGAGACTCTGTTGAAATTACGGAATGTGGAAGCGCTTGCTGAGGAAGTGCAGAGAAAGGCTGATCATTTCAGATCTGAGAAAGAAGGTTTAGAAAGTACAAATCTGAGTCTGTCTGAGAAGCTGACAGCATATGAGACAAAAATAGATGAGTTACAAACAGCATCCAAAGTAACCATTGGAGAAAAACAAGAGATGTCTTTACAGCTTCATTCTTCAAGGAAAACAATAGAGGATCTGATGCAACAATTTGATTCTGAGAAAGAGAAGCTCCAATCCCAG ATCACCTCTGTTATGGAAGAAAATAACATGCTCAATGAAATGTATCAAAATGCTAAGAAAGAACTTGAAACAATTATAGTCCAACTGGAAGAACAAGTGAATGCACAGAAAGCAAATGAAGTCTCTCTCAATGCTGATCTGGAAAATCTCAAGGCAGAAGTAGCTGAGAAATCTATGATTCAATCAAAGATTTCACAACTTGAGCAACAACTGTTGATGGCAGAGTCCAAATACATGGAAAAG ATTGAAAGCATGCAGTTGGCAGCTGCTGAGAAGGAAGTAGTGCTAACTTCTAAATTGAAGGAGCATGAAAGCACGCTCCTCGAGAGGGATGCCTTACATGAGCAGCTGAATGAAAtcctgaaggaactagatcttaCTCGCAAAAGCATAACAGAGCAG AAAGAACTGGATTCAATGAAGGAGCTGGAAAGAGAAGCTTCGATGAAGAAAATGCTTGATGAGATGGAGGCTAAGCATCAGAATGCCACATCACTAGAGAAACAAGTTGAAGAGCTTAAGCAAAACCTGCAAATAGCTGAAACACAGTACAAGGAAAAG GTtgtagaagaaggcaagaaacTTGCCATGGTCAATGCAGAGCTTGATGATTTGAAGCATAAACTGAGTCAGACAGTTGATATGGAAAAGAAGATTGCGGAACTTGAGAACGAGTTGGCAAATGCTAAATCTAGGGAAGAG GTTAAGGATGGAGTTCTAGAAGCTAAATCAGAGAATAAAGTAGAGGTGAAATCCAGAGATCTTGGACTGAATACTTCAACACcatcaaaaaggaagagcaaGAAAAGAAGCGAAGAGGTTCATCAGACTGCACAGACAACTTCTGCAATATCTACCATGAATGCTTCTCCGGAGCCTTCTGGGTTAATGGCCTTTAAATTCATCTTAGGAGTTGCTCTGGTGTCCATAATCATTGGCGTTATTCTTGGGAAGAGGTTTTAG